One Roseimaritima multifibrata DNA window includes the following coding sequences:
- a CDS encoding efflux RND transporter periplasmic adaptor subunit: protein MNPFEHVTGIQCRLWRAWLLPAMMAATLIPFVSATAQSTVAESVVILPKDQWQASGIHIEPVQRNAFTKTLHLTGKISLNQDRVAHIYSMVDGIVDDVSVSLGQTVKMDDLLAVIHSREVGAAKLELYQARLQLELAETQNELQTAIAKNTNELLVALRSNMPIAEIEKKFRDRPMGDYRERALISYAAFLKSAADVSRLEGVSQSGAVSGKTLLAATSGRNADQATFQSRIEQIQYELQTSTLKTSQAVKEAEAKVLVAVTGLRILNVDAKELNEIDPAKQGEALSHYAIRAPFDGTVLTKDVVLREQVRPDVMLLSIADLSTVWVTANVYEEHLPLLNSFKDQTITLRNDALPDRKFTAKVFYTGDIMDEATRTISLRAIADNANHDLKPGMFVNIELPTAQPAESIVIPNSAVQQHEGKSFVFVLKGDDQFLRRNITVGPTSDKTIVVRSGLREGESIVTGGGFILKSQLLAELLGDE, encoded by the coding sequence ATGAATCCTTTTGAACATGTAACGGGTATCCAATGTCGCTTGTGGCGCGCATGGTTGCTTCCCGCGATGATGGCTGCGACATTGATTCCCTTCGTGTCTGCAACGGCTCAGTCGACAGTGGCGGAATCTGTTGTCATTCTGCCGAAAGACCAGTGGCAAGCATCAGGAATTCACATTGAACCAGTGCAACGCAACGCATTCACAAAAACGCTGCATCTGACCGGAAAAATCTCGCTTAACCAGGATCGTGTTGCACATATCTATTCGATGGTCGACGGGATCGTGGATGATGTTTCAGTTAGTCTGGGACAAACCGTCAAAATGGATGATTTGCTTGCAGTGATCCACAGTCGAGAAGTCGGTGCGGCGAAGTTAGAACTCTATCAAGCCCGCTTGCAATTGGAGCTTGCAGAAACGCAAAACGAACTGCAGACAGCGATCGCAAAAAACACGAACGAATTGCTAGTTGCCCTGAGAAGCAACATGCCAATCGCGGAAATCGAAAAGAAGTTTCGTGACCGGCCAATGGGCGACTATCGTGAGCGAGCGTTGATTTCATACGCTGCCTTTTTAAAATCTGCCGCTGACGTTTCGCGACTTGAAGGAGTATCGCAGTCCGGGGCCGTGTCAGGCAAAACGCTGCTGGCGGCAACCTCGGGTCGAAACGCCGATCAAGCAACTTTTCAATCTCGGATCGAGCAGATTCAATACGAATTGCAAACGTCCACTCTAAAAACGTCCCAGGCTGTAAAAGAAGCCGAGGCGAAAGTCCTGGTGGCCGTGACCGGTTTGCGGATTCTGAACGTTGATGCCAAGGAACTGAACGAAATTGATCCTGCTAAACAAGGCGAGGCGTTATCTCACTACGCGATCCGAGCTCCCTTTGACGGAACCGTACTAACCAAAGATGTTGTCCTGCGAGAGCAAGTTCGTCCTGATGTGATGTTGTTAAGCATTGCTGACCTTTCGACTGTTTGGGTGACGGCGAACGTCTACGAAGAACACCTGCCACTTTTGAACTCTTTCAAAGACCAAACGATTACGCTTCGCAACGACGCACTGCCCGATCGCAAGTTCACGGCCAAAGTTTTTTATACCGGTGACATCATGGACGAGGCGACACGAACCATTTCATTGCGGGCGATCGCTGACAATGCGAATCACGATTTAAAGCCCGGAATGTTCGTCAACATCGAATTGCCAACCGCTCAGCCGGCAGAATCGATTGTCATTCCCAATTCGGCCGTCCAGCAACACGAAGGCAAGTCCTTTGTGTTTGTATTGAAAGGCGACGATCAGTTCCTCCGGCGGAATATCACCGTCGGGCCTACCAGTGACAAGACCATCGTCGTGCGATCAGGGCTTCGCGAAGGCGAGTCGATTGTGACCGGCGGCGGCTTCATTCTGAAGTCACAATTGCTGGCCGAATTGTTGGGAGACGAATAA